In Myxococcus stipitatus, a single window of DNA contains:
- a CDS encoding cell wall protein, which yields MSVDKAFRDMIRNEIEVQLKPLREVVSRLESGTADLDALRNVAERLAPLAEVVGPLFGAQVPAAAKAGRKAVGRPAAPARGAVSAAATTGGKRRGRKPAAADGARVCAIIGCGKPSRTKGYCAAHYQKLRMLEKTNRRPSAWVDYAPPDSVEDIKLPRGRAASKALAAAQAANG from the coding sequence ATGTCCGTGGATAAGGCGTTTCGGGACATGATCCGTAACGAAATCGAGGTCCAGCTCAAGCCCCTGCGTGAGGTCGTGTCGCGCCTGGAGTCGGGCACGGCGGACCTGGATGCGCTGCGCAACGTGGCCGAGCGGCTGGCCCCCCTGGCCGAGGTCGTGGGCCCCCTGTTCGGCGCCCAGGTTCCGGCGGCGGCGAAGGCCGGTCGCAAGGCGGTGGGCCGCCCGGCGGCTCCGGCGCGCGGCGCGGTGAGCGCGGCGGCGACCACCGGTGGCAAGCGGCGCGGCCGCAAGCCGGCGGCGGCTGACGGCGCCCGCGTGTGCGCCATCATCGGCTGCGGCAAGCCCAGCCGGACCAAGGGCTACTGCGCGGCGCACTACCAGAAGCTGCGCATGCTGGAGAAGACCAACCGCCGTCCGTCCGCGTGGGTCGACTACGCTCCGCCGGACAGCGTGGAGGACATCAAGCTGCCTCGTGGGCGCGCCGCTTCGAAGGCGCTGGCTGCCGCTCAAGCGGCGAACGGCTAG
- a CDS encoding alpha/beta fold hydrolase has protein sequence MHDAPVGLATESRRRAPLVPRVEDVPSSYTHLDCEPREVRGAQVRLFTFPGGSTDTARTVVCLPGLGASGRSFAPMAPLADALRLLLWTPPLHTPASHSPLAWNLEVLAHARARLPPRFALLGSSYGSLVSIAFALAHPERVKALVLVSPVACVRRARRLAVTLSTLVRTPRPLAYVFAPTVARVLGGGALPPEGRAEIVREARRLTPLELARRLRDVLAADFLPRLRQLRVPTLVVQGGRDLLVPPHAARDVAEHIPGARLALLPDASHLPYMSHPADFNARVRDFLLDPATGPLA, from the coding sequence ATGCATGACGCCCCGGTGGGGCTCGCGACGGAGTCCCGGCGGAGAGCCCCGCTGGTCCCGCGGGTCGAGGACGTCCCCTCCAGCTACACCCACCTGGACTGCGAGCCGCGGGAGGTGCGCGGCGCCCAGGTGCGCCTGTTCACCTTTCCCGGAGGCAGCACGGACACCGCGCGCACCGTGGTGTGTCTGCCCGGGCTGGGCGCCAGTGGCCGGTCCTTCGCGCCGATGGCGCCGCTGGCGGACGCGCTGCGGCTGCTCCTGTGGACGCCGCCGCTGCACACACCCGCGAGCCATTCGCCCCTGGCGTGGAACCTGGAGGTGCTGGCCCACGCGCGGGCGCGCCTGCCGCCCCGCTTCGCGCTGCTCGGGTCCTCGTATGGGAGCCTGGTGTCCATCGCGTTCGCGCTCGCGCACCCGGAGCGGGTGAAGGCGCTGGTGCTCGTCTCGCCGGTGGCGTGTGTGCGCCGGGCGCGCCGGCTGGCGGTGACGCTGTCCACGCTGGTGCGCACGCCCCGGCCGCTGGCGTATGTCTTCGCGCCCACGGTGGCGCGCGTGCTCGGCGGTGGGGCGCTGCCCCCGGAGGGGCGGGCGGAAATCGTGCGCGAGGCGCGGAGGCTGACGCCCCTGGAGCTGGCGCGCCGGCTGCGCGACGTGCTGGCCGCGGACTTCCTGCCACGGCTGCGCCAGCTCCGCGTGCCGACGCTCGTCGTGCAAGGGGGCCGCGACCTGCTGGTGCCACCTCACGCGGCCAGGGACGTGGCCGAGCACATCCCCGGGGCGCGGCTCGCCCTGCTGCCGGATGCGAGCCACCTGCCGTACATGA
- the kynA gene encoding tryptophan 2,3-dioxygenase translates to MPGPMNKRDLEPGIITDLAGRTTYGEYLQLDRLLSAQVPRSQPPHHDELLFIIQHQTSELWMKLLIHELSACIRYVQADKLEPSFKIFARVAHIQRMLFEQWSVLATLTPNEYLEFRDTLGPASGFQSWQYRALEFLLGNKDVNALGPFRHQPDVHGELERLLQSPSLYDEFLRHLARMGHAVPANRVERDWRQPYEKSPEVVEVFRRIYEDTDTHWDAYEMCEKLVDTEERFQLWRYRHMMTVMRIIGFKQGTGGSSGVAFLRKALDLRFFPELWDVRTELAPPSARGKAP, encoded by the coding sequence ATGCCCGGGCCCATGAACAAACGAGACTTGGAGCCTGGAATCATCACCGACCTGGCCGGACGGACCACGTACGGTGAGTACCTTCAGCTCGACAGGCTGTTGTCGGCGCAGGTCCCGCGCTCGCAGCCGCCCCATCACGACGAGCTGCTGTTCATCATCCAGCACCAGACCAGCGAGCTGTGGATGAAGCTTCTCATCCACGAGCTGAGCGCCTGCATCCGCTACGTCCAGGCGGACAAGCTGGAGCCCTCCTTCAAGATTTTCGCGCGCGTGGCGCACATCCAGCGGATGCTCTTCGAGCAGTGGAGCGTCCTGGCCACCCTCACGCCCAACGAGTACCTGGAGTTCCGCGACACGCTGGGGCCCGCCTCGGGCTTCCAGAGCTGGCAATACCGCGCGCTGGAGTTCCTGCTCGGCAACAAGGACGTGAACGCGCTGGGGCCCTTCCGTCACCAGCCGGACGTCCATGGTGAACTGGAGCGGCTGCTCCAGTCCCCCAGCCTGTACGACGAATTCCTGCGCCACCTGGCGCGCATGGGCCACGCCGTGCCGGCCAACCGCGTGGAGCGGGACTGGCGCCAGCCCTACGAGAAGAGCCCGGAGGTGGTGGAGGTGTTCCGTCGCATCTACGAGGACACCGACACGCACTGGGACGCCTACGAGATGTGCGAGAAGCTGGTGGACACCGAGGAGCGCTTCCAGCTCTGGCGCTACCGCCACATGATGACGGTGATGCGCATCATCGGCTTCAAGCAGGGCACGGGCGGCTCGTCCGGCGTGGCCTTCCTGCGCAAGGCGTTGGACCTGCGCTTCTTCCCGGAGCTGTGGGACGTGCGCACGGAGCTGGCGCCCCCGTCCGCCCGTGGCAAGGCCCCCTGA
- a CDS encoding lysophospholipid acyltransferase family protein, with protein MRSAVFQLAARGAALSALYHRARLLGGEHLPRSGPVLLVGNHGVWGYETPAFFHLLHHVTGRRPLGLAERGFFRIPLVRTILPWLGGVEGTRDKALEALRAGALVVCYPGGAHEVFKRPPGRYQLRWERALGFARLAARARVPVVPFAGFGVDDTFVWPPGEARLGLRLREGDTYRLPLMVGLGPLPLPVRLTFAVGPPQEPPPPDASDSWLAEWRERVAASVRLMLVRARNA; from the coding sequence GTGCGCAGCGCCGTATTCCAGCTCGCCGCGAGGGGGGCGGCGCTGTCGGCGCTGTACCACCGCGCCAGGCTGCTGGGGGGTGAGCACCTGCCGCGCTCGGGCCCGGTGTTGCTGGTGGGCAACCATGGTGTGTGGGGTTACGAGACACCGGCCTTCTTCCACCTGCTCCATCATGTGACGGGGCGCCGTCCGCTCGGGCTGGCCGAGCGCGGCTTCTTCCGCATCCCGCTGGTCCGCACCATCCTGCCCTGGCTGGGAGGGGTGGAGGGGACGCGGGACAAGGCGCTGGAGGCGCTGCGGGCCGGCGCGCTGGTCGTCTGCTATCCGGGAGGGGCCCACGAGGTGTTCAAACGGCCGCCAGGGCGCTACCAGCTGAGATGGGAGCGGGCGCTGGGCTTCGCGCGGCTGGCGGCGCGCGCGCGGGTGCCGGTGGTCCCGTTCGCGGGGTTCGGCGTGGACGACACGTTCGTCTGGCCCCCGGGTGAGGCGCGGCTGGGATTGCGGCTGCGCGAGGGCGACACGTACCGGCTGCCGTTGATGGTGGGGCTGGGGCCGCTGCCGCTGCCGGTGAGGCTGACCTTCGCGGTGGGACCGCCGCAGGAGCCGCCGCCGCCGGACGCCTCCGATTCGTGGCTGGCCGAGTGGCGCGAGCGCGTGGCCGCGAGCGTGCGGTTGATGCTGGTGAGGGCGCGCAATGCATGA
- a CDS encoding hemerythrin domain-containing protein, with protein sequence MGGPFDILVEQHRELEERFERLLSDEDAGGTREPPRELLELLRQHLRLEERCLLPRVEWVEGRERARQLREDHLAMRELMDELAELSPGHPEGQARLYALEDLLVAHFQEEESEVLPRVITALGPHEQHRVRAELATIRDEQRSLGAGGPFSEENPLLDTLRWDG encoded by the coding sequence ATGGGAGGCCCGTTCGACATCCTCGTGGAGCAGCACCGCGAGCTGGAGGAGCGCTTCGAGCGCCTGTTGTCGGACGAGGACGCGGGCGGCACGCGGGAGCCGCCGCGCGAGCTGCTGGAACTGTTGCGCCAGCACTTGCGGCTGGAGGAGCGGTGCCTGCTGCCGCGGGTGGAGTGGGTGGAGGGCCGGGAGCGGGCCCGGCAGCTGAGGGAGGACCACCTGGCCATGCGTGAGCTCATGGACGAACTGGCGGAGCTGTCGCCAGGACATCCGGAGGGCCAGGCCCGGCTGTATGCGCTGGAGGACCTGTTGGTCGCGCATTTCCAAGAAGAAGAGAGCGAAGTGTTGCCCCGGGTCATCACCGCGCTCGGGCCCCATGAGCAGCATCGGGTTCGCGCCGAGCTTGCGACGATTCGCGACGAGCAGCGTTCCCTGGGCGCCGGGGGCCCGTTTTCCGAGGAGAACCCCCTGCTGGACACCCTCCGCTGGGATGGCTGA